A single region of the Granulicella aggregans genome encodes:
- a CDS encoding TonB-dependent receptor: MMRLFARTTSLLFTVTVLVLLGSTLAYGQFSSAIEGTVTDNTGAVVPGAKVLLTNEATGVVNPGVSNSAGFYRFSALGTGLYRVTASLTGFASVTVEHINLTAGAVRDASIQLPAASVTTEVQVNAAPSAVETDEATISSVTTALEVAELPIESRNIYGVTNQTPGVTGTGLMGSNAANTDIFFATTTPAIVANGAPNHSNTYLLDGVSLDDSPSGGDAKLVPNPDSVQEVVVSTTNYSAEFGKAASLVTQITSKGGTNKFHGSGFEQYQASDLTARTYFQNSKDINGNYITPYHRNEFGGSFGGPVRKDKTFLFGSYDQVISSTSSAGVVQVEDPALVKYLQTNFPNNLSTQLLTKYTPTVSSTPNSVQTVGQVAQSQGASPDCKTTDDPSQLGPLGIPCSLPAIDLVNGTTVSIHNGYQFNVRGDQSFRESKDRVYANFYKTHLLGPFVTSVRSGFDVNFPQDAYFAAINYTHAFSPSILNETAYGYTRTSVDIPCNLCQLLPANVNGIVGFGDGFAPVGFAQNDFHWREMLSVIRGKHSIKTGFEFFHNQDYAPFTVPDNRGQAWGFDTLFDFAADKADNYGGISFDPKTGGVANNNRYFLDSTYGAYVQDDWKATPDLTLNLGVRWDATSNPSEARGTLSTLTLGSGTTLLQQIEGTSVGLNPDPSKRRPFIDHKKTYFAPRFGFAYRPLGLKNWSVRGGAGIFFDRGGNTNWSDTETGNPPIDANFNASVHTPGSPQPPTFALCQSAVFPYNCPLPAGLTTTLPPLNPRGGYGDFNNIGGPDPHLKMAYVETMFLGVQHSFKSNWFAEADYVHSASKHEYSITNVNRVDGINNIVANGDGSFTETLGPRPNPYFAGINYTSNAGGSNYNGFTGVIRKDFSKGYTFQVAYTVQKTIDLISTVPGQQKGSENSVVIDAYNVAAQRGLSSQDTPKQLSFHGLWDIPAPAVENRFLKGAAKGWQVSALGTLLSGFPATVFTSKPQDDFNLDGQNYDLPNVPSFGPTLKGLSRSKFINGVFKTSDFPLPVNPDGTPTGVEGSLGRNTYRGPGFAQTDAAISKDTAIPFFFGEPGRLQFRLDVYNLFNRVNVQGWDTNLADGGVDSTGTPFGNFGKITGTAQARTLQLSTKFTF, from the coding sequence ATGATGCGACTATTCGCTCGGACAACGAGTTTGCTCTTCACCGTGACCGTCCTGGTCCTGTTGGGATCGACCCTCGCGTATGGGCAATTCAGCAGCGCTATCGAAGGGACCGTGACCGACAACACAGGCGCGGTTGTTCCTGGGGCGAAGGTGCTCCTAACCAATGAAGCGACAGGAGTCGTGAACCCGGGCGTGTCGAACTCGGCGGGGTTTTATCGTTTTTCGGCTCTGGGCACGGGACTGTACCGAGTGACGGCGTCGCTAACCGGCTTCGCTTCGGTGACGGTCGAGCACATCAATCTGACGGCGGGCGCGGTTCGCGACGCATCCATTCAACTGCCCGCGGCGAGCGTGACGACCGAGGTGCAGGTAAATGCTGCTCCCTCTGCGGTCGAGACCGACGAGGCCACGATCTCTTCGGTGACGACTGCGCTTGAAGTGGCGGAGCTTCCGATTGAGTCGAGAAACATCTATGGTGTTACGAACCAGACGCCCGGCGTGACCGGAACCGGACTGATGGGCTCGAACGCCGCAAACACTGACATCTTCTTCGCGACGACGACCCCCGCGATTGTCGCCAATGGAGCCCCGAACCACAGCAACACCTATCTGCTGGATGGCGTATCGCTTGATGACTCGCCTTCAGGCGGCGATGCGAAGCTGGTCCCAAATCCCGATTCGGTGCAGGAGGTCGTGGTATCGACCACCAACTACTCGGCTGAGTTCGGCAAAGCCGCCAGCCTCGTCACCCAGATCACCAGCAAGGGTGGAACCAACAAGTTCCACGGAAGCGGCTTCGAGCAGTACCAGGCGAGCGACCTGACGGCGCGCACCTACTTCCAGAACTCGAAGGACATCAACGGAAACTACATCACTCCGTATCACCGCAACGAGTTCGGCGGTTCCTTCGGCGGGCCGGTGCGCAAGGATAAGACGTTCCTCTTCGGCAGCTACGACCAGGTGATCTCGTCGACCAGTTCCGCTGGCGTCGTGCAGGTCGAAGACCCTGCCCTCGTGAAGTACCTGCAGACGAACTTCCCGAACAATCTTTCGACGCAGTTGCTGACTAAGTACACTCCGACGGTATCGTCCACGCCGAATTCGGTGCAGACGGTCGGCCAGGTGGCACAGAGCCAAGGCGCTTCACCGGATTGCAAGACGACGGACGATCCAAGCCAGCTTGGGCCGCTGGGCATTCCCTGCTCGCTTCCGGCGATCGACCTCGTCAACGGAACCACGGTCTCGATTCATAACGGCTATCAGTTCAATGTGCGCGGCGACCAGAGCTTCCGGGAATCAAAGGACCGTGTCTACGCCAACTTCTATAAGACGCATCTTCTGGGGCCGTTCGTGACCAGCGTCCGCAGCGGTTTCGACGTCAACTTCCCGCAGGATGCGTACTTTGCCGCGATCAACTACACGCACGCTTTCTCCCCGTCGATCCTGAACGAGACCGCGTACGGATACACCCGGACCTCGGTCGACATTCCCTGCAACCTGTGCCAACTACTTCCCGCAAACGTGAACGGAATCGTCGGCTTCGGCGACGGCTTCGCTCCGGTCGGATTTGCTCAGAACGACTTCCACTGGCGCGAGATGCTCTCCGTCATTCGCGGCAAGCACTCGATCAAGACGGGCTTCGAGTTCTTCCACAACCAGGACTACGCTCCCTTCACCGTTCCCGACAACCGCGGACAGGCGTGGGGTTTTGACACACTCTTCGACTTTGCCGCGGACAAGGCGGACAACTACGGAGGAATCTCCTTCGATCCCAAGACGGGTGGAGTCGCCAACAACAATCGCTACTTCCTGGACAGCACCTACGGCGCCTATGTGCAGGACGACTGGAAGGCTACCCCGGACCTGACGCTGAATCTGGGTGTCCGTTGGGATGCCACCTCGAATCCGTCCGAGGCGCGCGGCACACTCTCCACGTTGACCCTGGGCTCGGGGACGACCTTGCTGCAGCAGATCGAGGGAACCTCCGTCGGACTCAACCCCGATCCCTCGAAGCGCCGTCCCTTTATCGACCATAAGAAGACCTACTTCGCTCCGCGCTTCGGCTTCGCCTACCGCCCGTTGGGCTTGAAGAACTGGTCTGTACGCGGAGGAGCCGGTATCTTCTTCGATCGCGGCGGCAACACCAACTGGAGCGACACGGAGACGGGGAACCCGCCGATCGACGCGAACTTCAATGCGAGCGTCCATACTCCGGGGTCGCCGCAGCCGCCAACATTCGCGCTCTGCCAGTCTGCCGTCTTCCCGTACAACTGCCCGCTGCCGGCAGGTCTGACGACGACGCTGCCTCCGTTGAACCCGCGCGGCGGATACGGCGACTTCAACAACATCGGCGGACCGGACCCGCACCTGAAGATGGCCTATGTGGAGACGATGTTCCTCGGCGTGCAGCACTCCTTCAAGTCGAACTGGTTCGCTGAGGCGGACTATGTACACTCAGCCTCCAAGCACGAGTACTCGATCACGAACGTCAACCGCGTCGACGGCATTAACAACATCGTCGCGAACGGCGACGGCAGCTTTACCGAGACGCTCGGACCGCGGCCCAATCCGTACTTCGCGGGCATCAACTACACCTCCAATGCCGGGGGATCGAACTATAACGGCTTCACCGGTGTCATCCGCAAGGACTTCAGCAAGGGATACACCTTCCAGGTGGCCTACACCGTGCAGAAGACCATCGACCTGATCAGCACGGTGCCAGGTCAGCAGAAGGGCTCTGAGAACTCGGTGGTCATCGACGCTTACAACGTTGCGGCCCAGCGCGGCCTCTCCAGCCAGGACACACCGAAGCAGCTCTCCTTCCATGGTCTCTGGGATATTCCAGCACCTGCCGTAGAGAACCGTTTCTTGAAGGGGGCGGCAAAGGGGTGGCAGGTTAGCGCGCTGGGCACCTTGCTCTCCGGCTTCCCGGCTACTGTGTTCACAAGCAAGCCGCAGGATGACTTCAACCTGGATGGCCAGAACTACGACCTGCCGAACGTGCCTTCGTTTGGTCCAACCCTGAAGGGGCTGAGCCGCTCGAAGTTCATCAATGGCGTCTTCAAGACGAGCGACTTTCCATTGCCCGTCAACCCGGATGGAACCCCAACCGGCGTTGAAGGAAGCCTTGGGCGCAATACCTACCGCGGCCCGGGATTCGCGCAGACCGACGCCGCGATCTCCAAGGACACCGCCATTCCGTTCTTCTTCGGCGAACCGGGCAGACTGCAGTTCCGGCTCGATGTCTACAACCTGTTCAACCGCGTCAACGTTCAGGGCTGGGACACCAATCTTGCGGATGGCGGGGTTGACTCTACTGGCACCCCCTTTGGAAACTTTGGCAAAATAACCGGAACGGCCCAGGCTAGAACGCTGCAGCTGAGCACCAAATTCACTTTCTAG
- a CDS encoding tetratricopeptide repeat protein, with amino-acid sequence MPRWLLILQLACSVSLLATATEVLSQAPNPAVQYARAEELIHRHQWDAGIAALQPLLKSDPSNTKILNLAGVAFAGKGDADHAIGYFEAALKTAPNFTPALKNLAIEETSLGRTSAAEQHLQTALQQSPDDPIVNLYLAEILYEKGEFRAAADHFRKGGTLIARDPNMVANFAVSEFKTGEQEKALKDLEAVQPEALNGSSALVVGVELAKADLCAKALSFLLQAQTLSPRDTDIAYDAGICYLSLKQDSEAIGVLQKLIDQGHETPELDSAIAEAYEGDHQTQRAVDALRRAIAMSPDDDDNYLNFATICLDHQDFQAAEKVISVGLGRHPKSARLVFERGILNAMQDHYEAAERDFQLSADLSPESETGYIGLGVTYLETGKAAEAVPVLRRRLQEHPDDANLNYLLAEALVRGGTQPGEPAFLEAQTRLQKSTQINPKLVEPHVSLGSLYLRQEEVQEAVEQFELARKIDPNSKAACAHLAVGYRRLGETDKARSVLLELKAINDRERGGAKELNRPPGQVADTKTRPPSS; translated from the coding sequence ATGCCTCGCTGGCTTCTCATCCTACAGCTCGCTTGTTCGGTCTCCCTCCTTGCGACCGCGACGGAGGTGCTTTCGCAGGCCCCGAACCCGGCCGTTCAGTATGCCCGCGCGGAAGAACTGATCCACCGTCACCAATGGGATGCTGGGATCGCCGCGTTGCAGCCCCTCCTAAAGAGCGATCCATCGAACACGAAGATACTTAACCTTGCCGGCGTCGCCTTTGCCGGCAAGGGCGACGCGGATCATGCGATAGGGTATTTCGAAGCTGCTCTGAAGACTGCCCCGAACTTCACGCCTGCCCTCAAGAACCTTGCGATCGAGGAGACCTCTCTCGGAAGAACCAGCGCCGCGGAACAGCATCTCCAGACCGCACTGCAGCAATCGCCCGACGATCCAATCGTCAATCTGTACCTCGCCGAGATCCTTTATGAGAAGGGCGAGTTCAGGGCGGCGGCGGACCACTTCCGCAAAGGGGGAACCCTGATCGCGCGCGACCCGAACATGGTCGCCAACTTCGCCGTCAGCGAATTCAAGACTGGCGAACAGGAGAAGGCGCTCAAGGATCTCGAAGCCGTTCAACCGGAGGCCCTGAACGGTTCGTCCGCCTTGGTGGTTGGCGTGGAGCTTGCCAAAGCTGACCTCTGCGCGAAGGCCCTATCCTTCCTCTTGCAAGCACAAACATTGTCCCCGCGAGATACGGACATCGCCTATGATGCCGGTATCTGCTACCTGTCGTTGAAGCAAGACTCCGAAGCGATCGGAGTCCTTCAGAAATTGATCGATCAGGGACACGAGACCCCGGAGCTCGACAGTGCGATCGCCGAGGCCTACGAAGGCGATCACCAAACGCAAAGAGCGGTGGACGCGCTTCGCAGGGCCATTGCAATGAGCCCGGACGACGACGACAACTACCTGAATTTTGCGACAATCTGCCTCGACCACCAGGACTTTCAAGCGGCTGAGAAGGTGATTTCAGTCGGCCTGGGCAGACATCCCAAGTCCGCACGCCTGGTCTTTGAGCGCGGCATCCTGAACGCGATGCAGGACCACTATGAAGCCGCGGAGAGGGACTTTCAACTGTCAGCGGATCTCTCACCGGAGAGCGAGACGGGTTACATCGGCCTTGGCGTCACCTATCTCGAAACGGGTAAGGCTGCAGAAGCAGTGCCGGTACTCCGTCGGCGCTTACAGGAGCATCCCGACGACGCAAACCTCAATTACCTGCTCGCGGAAGCCCTTGTGCGAGGCGGAACCCAACCCGGAGAGCCGGCCTTTCTCGAAGCGCAAACAAGACTGCAAAAGTCTACGCAGATCAATCCGAAGCTTGTTGAACCGCACGTCTCGCTGGGAAGCCTGTACCTGCGCCAGGAAGAGGTTCAAGAGGCCGTTGAGCAGTTCGAATTGGCGCGGAAGATCGATCCCAATTCCAAAGCAGCCTGTGCGCATCTTGCGGTCGGATATCGCAGGCTCGGGGAGACCGATAAGGCACGATCAGTCCTGCTTGAATTGAAGGCGATCAACGACCGCGAGCGAGGCGGGGCAAAAGAGTTGAACCGTCCCCCCGGACAAGTCGCGGATACAAAGACCCGGCCTCCGTCTTCATGA
- a CDS encoding sugar porter family MFS transporter: protein MGHQPHFTQSADYASSHLIRPRVSKQSTTIARPTGDAVNKYLMRAAIVGALGGLLFGFDTAVIAGTTQQLAEVFQLTPTTLGLTVFIGLFGTVIGAMTSGVLGQKIGGREALRIMAILYTVSAIGCAISWNWPVLMAARFVGGIGIGGSSVLGPVYIAELAPAKSRGRMVGLFQTNVVLGILLAYLSNFLITTLHLGLAQWRWEFGVAVAPSIAFLVMLYGIPRSSRWLVTTHQTDEARQVLELMGSPNSQAELQEIIDSVHFERGAKQESLFSGRYNRPIFLAVSVGLFNQLSGINAILYYSNYIFASAGFSSTSAALQTVGVGLVNLVATFLGMSLIDKLGRKTLLLVGAVGMALALAGVSAVFYTHTHQNLLVWLLVLFIVFFAISQGSVIWVYIAEIFPSRVRSKGQSVGSSAHWIMNAIIAGVFPYIAARSQGAPFTFFSVMMLIQFLIVLFAYPETKGSSLEAIQVQLGIH, encoded by the coding sequence ATGGGCCATCAGCCCCATTTCACACAATCGGCTGACTACGCCAGCAGTCACCTGATCAGACCGCGAGTCTCAAAGCAAAGCACGACTATCGCCAGACCAACGGGAGACGCAGTGAACAAGTATCTAATGAGGGCTGCCATCGTTGGGGCTTTAGGTGGACTACTCTTTGGTTTTGACACAGCAGTTATCGCTGGAACCACTCAGCAGCTGGCCGAGGTCTTTCAACTTACTCCGACAACGCTGGGTCTCACTGTCTTCATCGGACTGTTCGGCACGGTCATCGGTGCGATGACCTCTGGAGTTCTAGGCCAGAAGATTGGCGGACGTGAAGCTTTACGCATTATGGCAATCCTGTACACGGTCTCGGCAATCGGCTGCGCGATAAGTTGGAACTGGCCCGTGCTCATGGCGGCTAGATTCGTCGGCGGCATCGGAATAGGCGGCTCTTCCGTCCTCGGGCCGGTTTACATTGCTGAGCTAGCACCAGCGAAGTCGCGTGGGCGAATGGTAGGACTATTCCAGACGAATGTCGTCTTAGGAATTCTCCTGGCCTACCTGTCGAACTTCTTGATTACGACGTTGCATCTGGGACTAGCTCAATGGAGATGGGAATTCGGGGTGGCAGTGGCTCCGTCCATAGCATTCTTAGTGATGCTCTACGGAATTCCTCGGAGCTCCAGATGGCTTGTTACGACACATCAGACTGACGAGGCAAGACAGGTACTAGAACTGATGGGCTCTCCCAACTCGCAGGCTGAGTTGCAGGAAATCATCGATTCCGTGCACTTCGAGCGCGGCGCAAAACAAGAGTCGCTTTTTAGCGGTCGCTATAATCGCCCGATCTTCTTGGCAGTTTCAGTCGGATTGTTCAACCAATTGTCTGGAATCAACGCCATTCTCTACTATTCCAATTACATCTTCGCTTCCGCGGGTTTCAGTTCGACTTCAGCCGCCCTCCAGACCGTGGGGGTCGGACTCGTGAACCTCGTGGCAACTTTCTTAGGGATGAGTTTGATTGACAAGCTAGGCCGGAAGACCTTGCTGCTCGTGGGTGCCGTCGGAATGGCGCTCGCTTTGGCGGGCGTTTCAGCAGTGTTCTATACCCATACCCACCAAAACCTGCTCGTCTGGCTACTCGTGCTCTTTATCGTCTTCTTTGCGATCTCTCAGGGTTCGGTGATCTGGGTCTACATCGCGGAGATCTTTCCGTCGCGTGTTCGTTCGAAGGGACAAAGCGTAGGATCGTCGGCGCATTGGATCATGAACGCAATCATCGCCGGAGTGTTTCCCTACATTGCCGCGCGCTCCCAAGGAGCCCCGTTTACATTCTTTTCAGTGATGATGCTGATTCAGTTCCTCATCGTCCTCTTCGCGTATCCAGAGACAAAAGGAAGCTCTCTCGAAGCAATACAAGTACAACTCGGCATTCACTAG
- a CDS encoding GntR family transcriptional regulator, whose product MIRKKAELPVTDSAEKGSSRQGAKYKQIYDILQQSLVHGTYLPGSKLPSENELVEQFSASRPTVGRALAQLESEGLIQRRAGSGTFASPQIQQKRLAFGLLIPELGVTEVFEPICQGISRARVGVHHDLIWGPLFEHDAPKEIQAERLCEYYLNRDLSGIFFAPLELSEGKDLVNQRIVQAFDDASIPVVLLDRDICEYPARSRYDLVGIDNRRAGRVVTEHLLENGAKRIIFFGRPDSAPTVRMRSLGYAEAIRESNTVTAEPQIVLADPIDVSSVQQMLHSLQPDAIVCANDYTAALLMTVLTGLGVQIPDDIRITGVDDVKYAALLQVPLTSIHQPCAKIGYSALLAMHERVAHPELPARDILLNFDLVVRASSRTLG is encoded by the coding sequence ATGATACGAAAGAAAGCTGAACTCCCTGTCACCGATTCGGCGGAGAAGGGATCGTCAAGACAAGGTGCTAAGTATAAGCAGATCTACGACATACTTCAGCAGTCCCTCGTGCACGGAACCTATCTTCCCGGGTCCAAGCTTCCGAGTGAAAACGAACTGGTCGAGCAATTCTCCGCCAGTCGGCCAACTGTCGGTCGTGCGCTCGCGCAACTAGAGTCGGAAGGCCTGATCCAGCGCCGGGCCGGATCAGGCACTTTCGCGAGTCCGCAGATTCAGCAGAAGCGGCTTGCCTTTGGGCTGCTCATCCCGGAACTGGGCGTCACGGAGGTCTTTGAGCCAATCTGCCAGGGAATATCACGGGCACGAGTGGGAGTGCACCATGATCTCATCTGGGGCCCCCTCTTTGAGCATGATGCCCCCAAGGAGATTCAAGCCGAACGGCTCTGCGAGTACTATCTCAACCGGGATCTCTCAGGAATTTTCTTTGCACCCCTTGAACTTTCAGAGGGCAAAGACCTTGTGAACCAGAGGATCGTCCAGGCTTTTGACGATGCCTCGATCCCCGTCGTCCTGCTGGATCGCGATATCTGCGAATACCCAGCGCGAAGCAGGTATGACCTCGTCGGAATCGATAACCGGCGAGCAGGGCGCGTGGTTACGGAGCACCTTCTGGAGAATGGCGCGAAAAGGATCATTTTCTTCGGTCGACCGGACTCTGCGCCTACTGTGAGAATGCGAAGTCTGGGGTACGCGGAAGCCATTCGCGAGTCCAATACGGTGACCGCTGAGCCACAGATCGTTCTCGCTGACCCGATCGACGTCAGCTCCGTCCAGCAGATGCTGCATTCCCTCCAGCCTGACGCCATCGTCTGCGCCAATGACTACACCGCAGCCCTCCTGATGACGGTGTTGACCGGTCTGGGCGTTCAAATCCCCGACGACATTCGGATAACAGGCGTGGATGACGTCAAATATGCAGCCCTGCTCCAGGTTCCGCTGACCAGCATTCATCAGCCGTGCGCGAAGATAGGTTACTCCGCGCTCCTGGCCATGCATGAGCGGGTCGCCCATCCCGAACTGCCCGCGCGAGACATCCTTCTCAACTTCGACTTAGTTGTAAGGGCATCGTCAAGGACGCTGGGGTAA
- a CDS encoding carbohydrate kinase family protein produces the protein MKVISTGEVLWDIFRDIDGSIVEILGGAPLNISCSLHRLGHSVSFMTGVGTDSRGESTMLMMQSMGLSTEFVQRTADLETGTAFVTLDSHRQATFVIPRPAAFDRLRINEDLLSRLQELEADWLYFGTLAQTDESNLQFLEEILDRIPQIRGFYDINLREGHWNLPLVEHLSSLAAVIKMNDVEAKLLFELIFPNSIFSLENFCRAWSARYPLEALCVTLGDRGCAVYRDGVLREFSGIPVQVADTVGAGDAFAAGLLHALSQPWPPEQQAAFANGLGALVASRQGATPDWTVAECERLIATSPSSAVFPN, from the coding sequence ATGAAAGTCATCAGCACGGGAGAGGTTCTTTGGGACATCTTTCGCGATATCGACGGATCCATCGTTGAGATTTTAGGCGGCGCACCTCTCAACATATCTTGCTCTCTGCATCGCCTGGGACACTCTGTGTCATTCATGACGGGCGTCGGCACTGACAGCCGGGGCGAATCGACCATGCTGATGATGCAGAGTATGGGGCTATCCACGGAATTTGTTCAGAGAACAGCGGACCTCGAAACCGGTACTGCCTTTGTAACGCTCGACTCACATCGCCAAGCGACGTTTGTGATCCCCCGGCCCGCGGCGTTCGACCGGCTTCGAATCAACGAGGACCTTCTATCAAGACTGCAGGAGTTGGAAGCTGATTGGCTGTACTTCGGCACCCTCGCTCAGACCGACGAGTCGAATTTGCAATTCCTGGAAGAAATACTCGATCGCATCCCCCAGATTCGCGGGTTCTACGATATCAATCTACGAGAGGGACACTGGAATCTCCCTCTCGTTGAACATCTATCCTCACTCGCCGCCGTCATCAAGATGAACGATGTGGAAGCGAAGCTTCTATTTGAACTGATCTTTCCGAATAGTATTTTTTCGCTCGAGAATTTTTGCCGGGCATGGTCGGCGAGATATCCCCTGGAAGCTCTCTGCGTAACCCTCGGCGATCGAGGGTGCGCGGTGTACCGAGATGGCGTCCTCCGGGAGTTCTCCGGCATACCGGTGCAGGTTGCCGACACGGTAGGTGCCGGGGATGCGTTCGCGGCCGGGCTTCTTCATGCTCTCTCGCAACCGTGGCCTCCGGAACAACAAGCAGCGTTCGCAAATGGGTTGGGCGCACTCGTGGCAAGTCGGCAAGGTGCGACCCCGGATTGGACTGTCGCTGAATGTGAGCGACTCATCGCGACGAGCCCTTCCTCTGCGGTCTTTCCCAACTGA
- a CDS encoding tyrosine-type recombinase/integrase: protein MKPINKVLGKVAVWRMTAGPSYIRDRKTAGRSNANINRELDIIRGVLERAKRRHHFSEEIHPLTPLQNIRRALTYEEKVNLLHGAGTRPEWRTVACAARLALNTTMRGCEIKELRWRDVDTIGRSLAVRKSKTEAGERVIPLNADAWAVILELYRRS, encoded by the coding sequence GTGAAGCCCATCAACAAGGTCCTGGGCAAGGTGGCAGTGTGGCGCATGACGGCTGGGCCGTCATACATCCGAGACCGGAAGACGGCCGGCCGATCGAACGCCAACATCAACCGGGAACTGGACATCATCCGGGGAGTCCTCGAGCGGGCGAAGCGCCGGCACCACTTCTCGGAGGAGATTCACCCGCTGACCCCACTCCAGAACATCCGGCGAGCGCTGACCTACGAAGAGAAGGTCAACCTCCTTCACGGGGCCGGAACGCGCCCTGAGTGGCGGACCGTCGCGTGCGCGGCGCGTCTAGCGCTCAACACGACCATGCGCGGGTGCGAGATCAAAGAGCTGCGCTGGCGCGACGTCGACACGATCGGGCGGTCGCTCGCAGTGAGAAAGAGCAAGACGGAGGCCGGGGAGCGGGTGATCCCGCTCAACGCCGATGCCTGGGCCGTGATTCTCGAGCTCTACCGGCGCTCATAG
- a CDS encoding glycoside hydrolase family 32 protein, translated as MTESTDAPLDRRQFLISSVAALLALRQSNGQVSASRSVEENGTIALDPERPQFHLLPAKNWMNDPNGPIYFDGHYHLFFQYNPEAPVWGNMSWNHAISTDMLHWTHLPVAMTPTPGGPDEFGVFSGSTFKVGRRVYAVYTATRKSTPEHATIKDGGPPIQESQCLAWSDDKDLRTWHKQSSPIVATPPTEMKITGFRDPSIWKQGNTYYMTVGSGVAKEGGCVLLYRSNDLNRWEYLHKLVEGKWNGKPTPNPCDDGEMWECPDFFALDGKHVLIYSTLGKVFWQSGMFDDAKLKFTPEKTGVLDLGAFYAPKTNVDKNGRRILWGWIPERRSEDAMRKAGWSGMMSLPRVMTLDREGMLQLSILPETKTLRSASIPKTSGKDGSRLLLTACNGELLCAGLAKEFFSLTIGFVSNEILVVQYLPDRQAMLIDETEFPLRAGDSPSVHAFVDASVIELVLMGRVGYTKRFYCNQTQAPDLAVRIVGKGTRVEAWAISPISHNRLTTPAVT; from the coding sequence ATGACTGAATCTACCGACGCTCCGCTTGATCGACGGCAATTCCTAATTTCCAGCGTGGCAGCCTTGCTCGCATTGAGACAATCCAACGGACAAGTCAGCGCAAGTCGTAGTGTCGAAGAAAATGGCACGATTGCGCTTGACCCAGAGAGGCCCCAGTTTCACTTGCTTCCAGCAAAAAACTGGATGAACGACCCGAATGGCCCCATCTATTTTGATGGTCATTATCATCTGTTCTTTCAGTACAATCCTGAGGCCCCGGTCTGGGGCAACATGAGCTGGAATCATGCAATCTCGACTGACATGCTGCACTGGACGCATCTTCCAGTAGCCATGACTCCGACCCCGGGGGGGCCAGATGAATTCGGCGTCTTCTCTGGATCGACCTTTAAGGTCGGACGCCGTGTTTATGCGGTATACACCGCAACAAGGAAGAGCACTCCCGAGCACGCGACGATCAAAGACGGTGGGCCGCCAATCCAGGAGTCTCAGTGTCTTGCGTGGTCAGATGACAAGGACTTGCGAACGTGGCATAAACAATCCTCCCCGATTGTCGCCACCCCTCCGACCGAGATGAAAATTACCGGCTTCCGCGATCCCTCGATCTGGAAGCAGGGCAACACGTATTACATGACGGTCGGCTCTGGAGTGGCGAAGGAAGGTGGATGCGTTCTTCTGTACCGCTCTAACGATCTAAACCGTTGGGAATATTTGCACAAACTTGTCGAAGGCAAATGGAACGGTAAGCCCACTCCAAATCCATGCGACGACGGAGAGATGTGGGAGTGTCCAGATTTCTTTGCGCTGGATGGTAAACACGTACTCATCTACTCCACATTGGGCAAGGTCTTTTGGCAATCCGGCATGTTTGACGACGCCAAATTGAAATTCACACCAGAGAAGACAGGGGTCCTGGACCTGGGTGCCTTCTATGCCCCGAAAACGAACGTTGACAAAAATGGGCGACGAATCTTGTGGGGGTGGATCCCGGAACGCCGCAGCGAAGATGCAATGCGGAAAGCGGGCTGGTCCGGCATGATGAGCCTTCCCCGCGTAATGACTTTAGATCGAGAGGGCATGCTTCAGCTTTCGATCTTACCCGAGACTAAGACGCTACGGTCCGCCAGTATCCCAAAGACGTCGGGAAAAGACGGAAGCCGGCTTCTGCTGACCGCATGTAATGGCGAACTACTGTGCGCGGGGCTTGCCAAAGAGTTCTTCAGCCTTACCATTGGCTTTGTCAGCAATGAAATCCTGGTTGTTCAGTATCTGCCGGATCGTCAAGCGATGCTGATCGATGAAACGGAATTTCCTTTACGGGCTGGAGATTCACCCTCAGTCCATGCCTTTGTCGACGCCTCTGTGATCGAGCTTGTTCTGATGGGACGAGTCGGCTACACGAAGCGCTTCTACTGCAATCAGACGCAAGCGCCCGATCTCGCCGTGCGGATAGTTGGCAAAGGAACTCGCGTGGAAGCATGGGCCATCAGCCCCATTTCACACAATCGGCTGACTACGCCAGCAGTCACCTGA